The sequence GCCCAACGCGCCGCTCTACCTGCTGGACGTCACCACCCAGGTGAAGGCTCAAATGGGTGCGCTGCCCAAGGACCACATCGGCAAGATCTTCCAGGGAACGGCCATCGTGCCCTTCGTGCTGACGGACCCGCGCGGCGTCTTTGACCCCACCAAGCCCAAGTTCGAGCGCGCGACTTTCCTGCTGGCGCTGCCCAGCACGGCCGCGCCCGCGAACGGTTACCCCGTCACCATCTTCAGCCACGGCCTCCGGAGCCATAAAGGCACGGTCCTCCCCCTCTTCGATGCCCTGGCCACGGGTGGCCACGCCACCATCGCCATGGACACCGTGTTCCACGGTGACCGCAGCACCTGCGCCGGCATCACCGCGGCCGCTGGACTGGTTGATGGGTCCAACAACCCCATCGACACGCCGGACAAGGCCTGCAACACGGGCTCGACGTGCGATGTGACGCCGACCAGCCCGACCTTTGGCCGGTGCATGCCAGTGGCCCCCACGACCTGCAACCCGACGGTGGCCACCGGTGAGGGAATCTGTGCCGCAGCAGCCCTGGGCCACTGCGTGCCCACCAGCACCACCGACCCGACGGTGGGCGCCTGCGAGGGTGGCTTCAAGTCCAACAGCGGGACGCCGTACATCTCCGGTTGGAACATGCTCAACCTGACCAACCTCTTCGCCACGCGCGACAACTTCCGTCAGCACACGGTCGAGCACGCTCAGTTGGAGCGCGTGCTCACGGCCACGAGCACCACCAGCCTCAACGCCCAGCTCGAGGCGCAGAGCGCCGGCAAGCTCGATGGCACGAAGATCCACTACGTGGGCCAGAGCCTCGGCGGCATCCTGGGGCCCCTGTACACCTCCGCGTCTCCGGTGGTGAAGAACGCGGTGTTCAACGTGCCGGCGGGCGACCTGACGGGCGTGCTGTTCAACTCGCCGGCCTTTGCCCAGGCGAAGGCTGGCTTCATCGCGGCGCTGGGCGCGCAAGGGCTCACCCCGGGCACGCCGGGCTTCGATCAGTTCCTGGTGCTGGGGAAGACCATCCTCGACCCGGCGGATCCCATCAACTACGTCTACGCCGTGGAGAACGGCCCCGCGTCTCCCGCGACAGGCCGCGAGGCGCTGATTCAGTACATCGAGAAGGACCAGGTCTCCCCCAACGCGCAGACCGAGGCGCTCATCGCCGCGGCCAACCGCACCGGAGCGCCGAAGACGGTGAACGTCTCCAAGTTCACGCCCACCGAGGCCGAGCTGCCGCTGGATAAGCGCCACGCGTTCCTGCTCGACTTCCAAGGCAACCCCACGATCACGGGCCAGGCACAGGGCCAGGTGGTCCAGTTCCTCGGCACCGGGGCGCTCCCGTAACCCTCAGCGAGAGAGGACACGTACTCCATGATGAAAAAGACACTCTCTGTCGTAACCCTGCTCGCCGCTGGCCTCAGCCACGCCGCGGGCTTCTCCTTCGACACCCACAGCGGCCGGGCCACCGGCATGTCGTACGCGACCACTGCGGTCACGGACGACTCCACCGCCATCGCCTTCAACGTCTCCAACATCCTGAGCGTGGAGAAGCTCGACATCGCGGTGGGTGACGTCACCACGCTGCCCAAGCTGTCCTTCACCCCTGAGGGCGGCACCAAGCAGAACATGGGCACCACGGTGGTGCCACCGCCCCACCTGTTCGGCGTCTACCGCATCAACGACTCGATGGCCGCCGGCGTGGGCGTCTACGTGCCCTACGCCGCAGGCTCCAACTGGAAGGATGACTTCCCGTTCCGCACGCGGGGCTACTACGCCAAGCTGGCCACGTACTACGTGAGCCCCTCGTTCGCGTACCAGCCGCACAAGAACTTCCGGCTCGGCGTCGGGTTGAATGTCGTCCGCGGCACGGTGGAGATCACCCGGAAGATCAACTTCATCGACAGCGAGGGCACCATCAACCTGGGCGGTGGCGGCTGGGCTCTCGGCTACAACGCGGGCATCAACATCACCCTCCTGGAGAACCTGCTGGACGTCGGCGCCACGTTCCGCAGCCCCACGAAGATCACCTTCAAGGGTCAGGGCGACTTCCAGGACATCCCCCCGGCGTTCCAGACCACGCTGGTGGACCAGGACCTGAAGTCGACGATCACCCTGCCTGGCACGGCGAACCTGGGCGTGGGCTTCACGCCCATCGAGGGCCTGACGCTCGCGTTCGACGCACAACTGGTGCTCTGGTCGACCTTCGAGGAGTTCGGCATCGAGTTCGAGAACCCGGCGCTGACGAACATCGCGGCGAAGAACTGGAAGGACACCTGGAACTTCCGCGTGGGCGCGGAGTACGCCGTGACGAAGAACGTGCTGGTGCGGGTGGGTGCTGCGTATGACCCGATTCCCAGCCCCGAGGACACGCTCACGCCGGAGCTGCCGGATTCCAACCGGTACAAGGCCTCGGCGGGCCTCGGCTTCAAGTTCGATCCGATCCGGGCGGACCTGGGCTACCAGTTCGTCGTCCTGAAGGACACGAAGAGCACGGCGGTGGGCTACGAGGGCACCTACAACGGCAAGGGCCACGTGCTCGGGCTCACGCTCGGTTACTCGATGAAGTAACGAAGCATCGACTGTTGAAGTGAGTTCAAGCCCGGGTTCCTCCTCGCGAGGACCCGGGCTTTCTCTTTGGCATCTATAGGTAGAAAGGGAGTTCCTACCGATTGAGCCGATAGACGTACACATGCCGTACCGGCCTGCTCGGCGGGCTCTCTTCGGCCTCGTCCCAGGCGACGATAGGCACTCCGTCGGGACTGAGGTGAAGAGAAGGATGTGCTGCTCCTGTTGCTCCTGGGTTGGCACTCAATGGGCCGCCCACAGGCACCCATTGCCCATCCGCCCAATGATGAACGTAGATGTTGGTGGTGTTCCCATCCTTACCGGTCCAAGCCACGATGGGGTCTCCTGAGGCATCCGCTGCCAAAACCGGATCATCTATCCCTGAAATGGCAGGATTTGCGTTGATGCCCTCTCCGAGGGGCTCCCACGCAGTCCCCGACCAACGCCTTACGTACAGGTTGCGTGAAGTTCCTCCCTCATCGTCTTCCAGCC is a genomic window of Hyalangium minutum containing:
- a CDS encoding OmpP1/FadL family transporter, which codes for MMKKTLSVVTLLAAGLSHAAGFSFDTHSGRATGMSYATTAVTDDSTAIAFNVSNILSVEKLDIAVGDVTTLPKLSFTPEGGTKQNMGTTVVPPPHLFGVYRINDSMAAGVGVYVPYAAGSNWKDDFPFRTRGYYAKLATYYVSPSFAYQPHKNFRLGVGLNVVRGTVEITRKINFIDSEGTINLGGGGWALGYNAGINITLLENLLDVGATFRSPTKITFKGQGDFQDIPPAFQTTLVDQDLKSTITLPGTANLGVGFTPIEGLTLAFDAQLVLWSTFEEFGIEFENPALTNIAAKNWKDTWNFRVGAEYAVTKNVLVRVGAAYDPIPSPEDTLTPELPDSNRYKASAGLGFKFDPIRADLGYQFVVLKDTKSTAVGYEGTYNGKGHVLGLTLGYSMK